A stretch of Kaistella flava (ex Peng et al. 2021) DNA encodes these proteins:
- a CDS encoding response regulator transcription factor: protein MQRIKIAIVDDHKLVSKAIENMISFNPKFEVVMNCCNGEDFLKQLEHRKIFPEVVLMDINMPRKNGIETTLVLSKNYPDLKVIALTMEDNESTIISMLKSGAKGYLLKDMSPDILFDAINIVHEKGIFYTDIVTQSLLKIKTEEKVNQEINNSLKDREIEFIKLACSELTYKEIAEQMYVSPRTVDGYRDSIFAKLNVKTRVGIVLFAIKHEMC, encoded by the coding sequence ATGCAAAGAATAAAAATCGCAATCGTAGATGACCACAAATTGGTGTCTAAGGCAATCGAAAACATGATTTCATTTAATCCCAAATTTGAAGTGGTAATGAATTGCTGTAATGGCGAAGATTTTTTGAAACAGCTGGAGCACCGCAAAATTTTTCCGGAAGTAGTCTTAATGGATATTAATATGCCTCGGAAAAACGGCATAGAAACAACATTGGTACTTAGTAAAAATTATCCGGACTTAAAAGTGATTGCTTTAACAATGGAAGATAATGAAAGTACGATTATCAGTATGCTGAAATCAGGCGCAAAAGGATATTTATTGAAAGATATGTCGCCTGACATTCTTTTTGACGCCATCAATATCGTACACGAAAAAGGGATTTTCTACACCGATATTGTAACGCAAAGTTTGCTGAAAATTAAAACGGAAGAAAAAGTAAATCAAGAAATAAATAATTCCTTAAAAGATCGTGAAATCGAATTTATAAAATTAGCTTGTTCGGAACTTACCTATAAAGAAATCGCTGAACAAATGTATGTAAGTCCAAGAACGGTAGATGGTTACAGGGATTCTATCTTTGCAAAACTTAATGTGAAAACCAGAGTTGGAATTGTACTTTTCGCCATAAAACATGAAATGTGTTAA